From a region of the Roseisolibacter agri genome:
- a CDS encoding response regulator — protein sequence MPTPPKSILWVDDEAELLEPHGIFLREKGYAVEWATNADDAVDLVQRQPFDLVLLDEQMPGKRGLEVYREIIELAPNLPVVMVTKSEEDATFREAIGVNVRDYLVKPVSPRQVLTSVAKILEGSQIRSQAISRAFVERFRALELERDRDLDWRGWVDRFAELTRWDVDLAAAGERSLYDSLRGLYPDMRREFAGYLKTEYPAWLRGPRVERPALSVDIVPEFLLPLLHGSKSAAFVVVDCLRLDQWMILEPLLTQWFDVETTHYFSILPTATPYSRNALFSGLYPSEMAARHPGWWGEREDETLNAHERELLDLQLKALRGPTPVKYHKISSAADSDDLERHLQGALVAEGVSAFVFNFIDLLTHGRSESMILYEVARDEVALRQITRQWFERSALLALLKEAARRKIPVLLTSDHGSIHCNTPATVFAKRDATANLRYKFGEDLRAERPEHALSFSNADDLKLPKRGYGGNTLMAVGDTFFVYPTKLREYQSRYRGSFLHGGVTPEECILPLALLTPR from the coding sequence ATGCCCACTCCCCCCAAGTCCATCCTCTGGGTCGACGACGAGGCCGAGCTGCTCGAGCCGCATGGGATCTTCCTGCGGGAGAAGGGCTACGCCGTCGAGTGGGCCACCAACGCCGACGACGCCGTCGACCTCGTCCAGCGGCAGCCGTTCGACCTCGTCCTGCTCGACGAGCAGATGCCCGGCAAGCGCGGCCTCGAGGTCTACCGCGAGATCATCGAGCTGGCGCCGAACCTCCCCGTGGTGATGGTCACCAAGAGCGAGGAGGACGCGACCTTCCGCGAGGCGATCGGCGTCAACGTCCGCGACTACCTCGTCAAGCCGGTGAGCCCGCGCCAGGTGCTCACCTCGGTCGCGAAGATCCTCGAGGGGTCGCAGATCCGATCGCAGGCGATCTCGCGCGCCTTCGTCGAGCGGTTCCGCGCGCTGGAGCTGGAGCGCGACCGCGATCTCGACTGGCGCGGCTGGGTGGACCGCTTCGCCGAGCTGACGCGCTGGGACGTGGACCTCGCGGCCGCGGGCGAGCGCTCGCTCTACGACTCGCTGCGGGGGCTCTATCCCGACATGCGGCGCGAGTTCGCGGGCTACCTGAAGACCGAATACCCGGCCTGGCTGCGCGGCCCGCGCGTGGAGCGCCCGGCGCTCTCGGTCGACATCGTCCCCGAGTTCCTGCTGCCGCTGCTGCACGGCTCGAAGTCCGCCGCGTTCGTGGTCGTCGACTGCCTGCGCCTGGACCAGTGGATGATCCTCGAGCCGCTGCTCACGCAGTGGTTCGACGTCGAGACGACGCACTACTTCTCGATCCTGCCGACGGCGACGCCGTACTCGCGCAACGCGCTCTTCAGCGGGCTCTATCCGTCGGAGATGGCGGCCAGGCACCCCGGCTGGTGGGGCGAGCGCGAGGACGAGACGCTCAACGCGCACGAGCGCGAGCTGCTCGACCTGCAGCTCAAGGCCCTGCGTGGGCCCACGCCGGTCAAGTACCACAAGATCTCCAGCGCCGCCGACTCGGACGACCTCGAGCGGCACCTGCAGGGCGCGCTGGTGGCCGAGGGCGTGAGCGCGTTCGTGTTCAACTTCATCGACCTGCTGACGCACGGGCGCTCGGAGTCGATGATCCTGTACGAGGTGGCGCGCGACGAGGTGGCCCTCCGCCAGATCACGCGCCAGTGGTTCGAGCGCTCGGCGCTGCTGGCGCTCCTGAAGGAGGCGGCGCGGCGGAAGATCCCGGTGCTGCTGACGAGCGACCACGGCTCGATCCACTGCAACACGCCGGCGACCGTGTTCGCCAAGCGCGACGCGACGGCCAACCTGCGCTACAAGTTCGGCGAGGACCTGCGCGCCGAGCGCCCGGAGCATGCGCTGTCGTTCAGCAACGCCGACGACCTCAAGCTCCCGAAGCGCGGCTACGGCGGCAACACGCTGATGGCGGTGGGCGACACCTTCTTCGTCTACCCGACCAAGCTGCGCGAGTACCAGAGCCGCTACCGCGGGTCGTTCCTCCACGGCGGCGTGACGCCGGAGGAGTGCATCCTGCCGCTCGCGCTCCTGACGCCGCGCTGA
- a CDS encoding YebC/PmpR family DNA-binding transcriptional regulator yields the protein MAGHSKWKTIKRAKAATDAKRSAVFTKLIREITVAAKGGGGDPEHNPRLRLAIDTARGSSMPKENIERAIKKGTGELEGVDYQEIMYEAYGPGGVALMILTLTDNPTRTVADIRHKLSRNGGNMGTSGSVAFMFDRKGQLLLDPALDEDTAMEAALEAGAEDFARDDDQNLVTTDPASLHAVRAALEAKGLTTSDVQLTWVPKSTVRVEGADAQQLVKLLEALEDLDDVQKVEGNFDIDADAMAEA from the coding sequence ATGGCTGGCCACAGCAAATGGAAGACGATCAAGCGCGCGAAGGCGGCCACCGACGCGAAGCGCAGCGCGGTGTTCACCAAGCTGATCCGTGAGATCACCGTCGCGGCCAAGGGCGGCGGGGGCGATCCGGAGCACAACCCGCGGCTCCGCCTCGCCATCGACACGGCCCGCGGCTCCTCGATGCCCAAGGAGAACATCGAGCGCGCCATCAAGAAGGGCACGGGTGAGCTCGAGGGCGTGGACTACCAGGAGATCATGTACGAGGCGTACGGCCCCGGCGGCGTCGCGCTCATGATCCTGACGCTGACCGACAACCCGACGCGCACCGTCGCGGACATCCGCCACAAGCTGTCGCGCAACGGGGGCAACATGGGCACGTCGGGCTCCGTGGCCTTCATGTTCGACCGCAAGGGACAGCTGCTGCTCGACCCTGCGCTCGACGAGGACACGGCGATGGAGGCCGCCCTGGAGGCCGGCGCCGAGGACTTCGCGCGCGACGACGACCAGAACCTCGTCACGACCGACCCGGCGTCGCTGCACGCCGTGCGCGCGGCGCTCGAGGCGAAGGGGCTCACCACCAGCGACGTCCAGCTGACCTGGGTGCCGAAGAGCACCGTGCGGGTCGAGGGCGCCGACGCGCAGCAGCTGGTGAAGCTGCTGGAGGCTCTCGAGGACCTGGACGACGTGCAGAAGGTCGAGGGCAACTTCGACATCGACGCCGACGCGATGGCGGAGGCGTGA
- the ruvC gene encoding crossover junction endodeoxyribonuclease RuvC gives MLVLGIDPGTATTGYGVVQGDRGGLVRLVECGVVRTRARDPLPSRLREIYEGVQELIARHRPDALAVESIFYAKNVRTTITLGHARGVILLAGELAGLTVHEFPPAEIKKAVVGTGAATKEQVQFMLTRLLRLKAVPSPSDAADGVAAALTYCMAPHLPTAPNAVSPAPRPRPLAREVQP, from the coding sequence ATGCTGGTCCTCGGGATCGATCCGGGCACCGCCACGACCGGCTACGGCGTGGTGCAGGGCGACCGCGGGGGCCTCGTGCGCCTCGTGGAGTGCGGCGTCGTGCGGACGCGCGCCCGCGATCCGCTCCCCTCGCGGCTGCGCGAGATCTACGAGGGCGTGCAGGAGCTGATCGCGCGCCACCGCCCCGACGCCCTGGCCGTCGAGAGCATCTTCTACGCGAAGAACGTCCGCACCACGATCACCCTCGGCCACGCGCGCGGCGTGATCCTGCTGGCCGGCGAGCTGGCGGGCCTCACGGTGCACGAGTTCCCGCCGGCCGAGATCAAGAAGGCCGTCGTCGGCACCGGCGCGGCCACCAAGGAGCAGGTGCAGTTCATGCTGACGCGCCTGCTCCGCCTGAAGGCCGTGCCCTCGCCCTCCGACGCCGCCGACGGCGTGGCGGCGGCGCTCACGTACTGCATGGCCCCCCACCTCCCGACCGCCCCGAACGCCGTGTCCCCTGCCCCCCGCCCCCGTCCGCTCGCCCGCGAGGTCCAGCCGTGA
- the ruvA gene encoding Holliday junction branch migration protein RuvA, translated as MIAHVAGRIVAKELDRVELLTKGGVGYELFIPLSTYEGLPKLGEDAALHTHLVVKEDGWQLFGFATAFERRVFQKVLAAKGVGPALAIGMLSTLTAERLVRAIREKDIATLQGVPRVGRKKAEQLILDLADKLDQLQVDTTPGARPEGASADDAIRALVSLGYTTGDAERAVKAAIDAGGKKMSATELIRASLSRIGAR; from the coding sequence GTGATCGCGCACGTCGCCGGCCGCATCGTCGCCAAGGAGCTGGACCGGGTCGAGCTGCTCACCAAGGGCGGCGTCGGGTACGAGCTGTTCATCCCCCTCTCCACCTACGAGGGGCTGCCCAAGCTCGGCGAGGACGCCGCGCTGCACACGCACCTCGTGGTGAAGGAGGACGGCTGGCAGCTGTTCGGCTTCGCCACCGCGTTCGAGCGCCGCGTCTTCCAGAAGGTGCTCGCGGCCAAGGGCGTGGGCCCGGCGCTGGCGATCGGGATGCTCTCCACGCTGACGGCCGAGCGGCTGGTGCGCGCGATCCGCGAGAAGGACATCGCGACGCTGCAGGGCGTGCCGCGCGTGGGGCGCAAGAAGGCGGAGCAGCTGATCCTCGACCTGGCGGACAAGCTGGACCAGCTGCAGGTCGACACCACGCCCGGCGCGCGCCCCGAGGGGGCGTCGGCCGACGACGCGATCCGCGCGCTCGTCTCCCTGGGCTACACGACCGGCGACGCGGAGCGCGCCGTGAAGGCGGCGATCGACGCGGGCGGCAAGAAGATGTCGGCGACGGAGCTGATCCGGGCCAGCCTCTCGCGCATCGGGGCGCGCTGA
- a CDS encoding helix-turn-helix transcriptional regulator codes for MRIALTPVETARLGDVLSLLLSPPLHQDADCWRAELARLLRTLIGAPMAALTVETADGARTYGDEVDPRAVRAYEHRFRALDLGRHRLRALGLELWSRERLWSHAQLQQSEYYNDFARPYALHDAVGLAVELRSARTHVMASLLHDQPVRSPTQRERQLALLGLVRPAFRAGMVAHLRDATGPLAACRDPRAGLIDAADEPQALYSRDGELLYRNRAMAAALDDGHRGALRHAVFEAVRAALATAADAPDAPRAATRAVRTATATYRVRAGVVVSDADGRGSSVLVSLRRHEAATATADELRARFGLTGREAQVAVLLLQRRSNAEIAEALELSEHTARHHTERVLHKLGVKSRMALADALTAPR; via the coding sequence GTGCGCATCGCGCTGACGCCAGTCGAGACCGCACGACTCGGCGACGTGCTCTCGCTGCTGCTGTCGCCTCCCCTGCATCAGGACGCGGACTGCTGGCGCGCGGAGCTCGCCCGCCTGCTGCGCACGCTGATCGGCGCGCCGATGGCAGCGCTGACCGTGGAGACCGCGGACGGCGCGCGCACCTACGGCGACGAGGTGGACCCGCGCGCCGTGCGCGCGTACGAGCACCGCTTCCGCGCGCTCGACCTCGGCCGCCACCGGCTGCGAGCGCTCGGCCTCGAGCTGTGGAGCCGCGAGCGGCTCTGGTCGCACGCCCAACTGCAGCAGAGCGAGTACTACAACGACTTCGCGCGGCCGTATGCGCTGCACGATGCGGTGGGGCTCGCGGTCGAGCTGCGGAGCGCGCGCACGCACGTGATGGCCTCGCTGCTGCACGACCAGCCGGTGCGCAGCCCGACGCAGCGCGAGCGGCAGCTGGCGCTGCTCGGCCTCGTCCGCCCCGCGTTCCGCGCGGGCATGGTGGCACACCTGCGCGACGCGACGGGCCCGCTGGCGGCGTGCCGCGATCCGCGCGCGGGGCTGATCGACGCGGCCGACGAGCCGCAGGCGCTGTACAGCCGCGACGGGGAGCTCCTCTACCGCAACCGCGCGATGGCGGCGGCGCTCGACGACGGCCACCGCGGCGCGCTGCGGCACGCGGTGTTCGAGGCGGTGCGCGCGGCGCTGGCCACGGCGGCGGACGCGCCCGACGCGCCGCGCGCCGCCACGCGCGCCGTGCGCACGGCCACGGCGACCTACCGCGTGCGGGCGGGCGTCGTGGTGAGCGACGCCGACGGGCGCGGCTCCTCCGTGCTCGTCTCGCTGCGCCGCCACGAGGCCGCGACGGCCACCGCCGACGAGCTGCGCGCGCGCTTCGGCCTCACGGGCCGCGAGGCGCAGGTCGCGGTGCTGCTGCTCCAGCGCCGCTCGAACGCGGAGATCGCCGAGGCGCTGGAGCTGAGCGAGCACACCGCGCGGCACCACACGGAGCGCGTCCTCCACAAGCTCGGCGTCAAGTCGCGGATGGCGCTGGCGGACGCCCTGACGGCGCCGCGCTGA